In Phaeobacter gallaeciensis DSM 26640, a genomic segment contains:
- the metA gene encoding homoserine O-acetyltransferase MetA, whose product MPIKIPSDLPAYDVLTNEGVMVMSPDQAARQDIRPLRIGLLNLMPKKIQTENQFARLIGATPLQIDLSLIRMTEHQTRNTAAEHMAEFYRPFQEIKDQRFDGLIITGAPIEHLEFEDVTYWDELCEVFDWTQTNVHSTFGVCWGGMAMINYFHGVKKHLLDHKVFGCFRHQNLDPASPYLRGFSDDCVIPVSRWTEILQSEIDARPGLRSLLGSQDAGPCLIEDPSHRALYIFNHFEYDSDTLKQEYDRDVASGTPINVPMNYYPDDDPSRKPQNRWRSHAHLLYGNWINDIYQSTPFDMAEIGR is encoded by the coding sequence ATGCCGATCAAGATCCCTTCAGACCTCCCCGCCTATGACGTTCTCACGAACGAAGGCGTGATGGTCATGTCGCCGGATCAGGCGGCCCGTCAGGACATTCGCCCCCTACGCATCGGCCTCTTGAACCTGATGCCAAAGAAAATCCAGACCGAGAACCAGTTTGCCCGGCTGATCGGCGCGACGCCCTTGCAGATCGACCTGTCGCTGATCCGCATGACGGAGCATCAGACCCGCAACACCGCCGCTGAACATATGGCCGAGTTCTACCGTCCCTTTCAGGAGATCAAGGACCAGCGCTTTGACGGGTTGATCATCACCGGCGCACCGATTGAGCATCTTGAGTTCGAGGACGTCACCTATTGGGATGAGCTGTGCGAGGTCTTTGACTGGACCCAGACCAATGTGCATTCCACCTTTGGCGTCTGCTGGGGTGGCATGGCGATGATCAACTACTTCCACGGCGTGAAAAAGCACCTCCTGGATCACAAAGTCTTTGGCTGTTTCCGGCATCAGAACCTCGACCCTGCCTCGCCCTATCTGCGAGGGTTTTCGGATGATTGCGTCATTCCGGTTTCACGCTGGACCGAAATTCTCCAGTCCGAAATTGACGCGCGCCCCGGCCTGCGCAGCCTTCTGGGCAGTCAGGATGCGGGCCCCTGCCTGATTGAGGATCCGAGCCACCGGGCACTCTATATCTTCAACCACTTTGAATATGACAGTGATACGTTGAAGCAGGAATATGACCGCGACGTGGCCAGCGGGACGCCGATCAACGTGCCGATGAACTACTACCCGGATGATGATCCCAGCCGCAAACCTCAGAACAGATGGCGCAGCCATGCGCATCTTCTTTATGGTAACTGGATCAATGACATCTACCAATCCACCCCCTTCGACATGGCTGAGATTGGTCGTTAA
- a CDS encoding alpha/beta fold hydrolase has protein sequence MTSTNPPPSTWLRLVVKGMVTAGLALALGVGVTLWRANAREAEAVSAYPPQGTFVTVEGQQMHLLDLGQPAALPAGTRAPDLVLIHGASGHIRDMSFRLAPALSDRYRVIIVDRPGLGYSDRTRGKQASLSKQAALIRSAVDDLGATRPIVLGQSYGGGVALAWALDDPDSLSALVTVGAVSHPWPTPLSTFYKVTSSPLGQRLAVPLLTAYVPETTIRDTLTEVFAPQPVPDGYFEHFGPGLTLRRSALRANARQRADLLAEIKTMAPRYGELTLPIEAIHGSADTTVGLDLHARQLARDVPTLNLTVLDGIGHMPHQVATDAVVAAVDRAAARAATAENLR, from the coding sequence ATGACATCTACCAATCCACCCCCTTCGACATGGCTGAGATTGGTCGTTAAGGGCATGGTGACCGCCGGGCTGGCTCTGGCGCTTGGCGTTGGCGTGACGCTGTGGCGGGCGAACGCGCGCGAGGCGGAGGCGGTGTCAGCTTACCCGCCGCAGGGCACATTTGTGACCGTTGAAGGGCAGCAGATGCACCTGCTGGATCTGGGACAGCCCGCCGCCCTGCCCGCAGGCACACGCGCGCCGGATCTGGTGCTGATCCACGGCGCCAGCGGTCACATCCGTGATATGAGCTTCCGCCTCGCCCCGGCCCTCAGCGACCGCTACCGGGTGATCATCGTTGACCGGCCCGGATTGGGCTACAGTGACCGCACCCGCGGCAAACAAGCCTCCCTGAGCAAGCAAGCCGCCCTGATCCGTAGTGCCGTTGATGACCTAGGGGCAACGCGCCCCATCGTCTTGGGGCAAAGCTATGGCGGCGGGGTTGCGCTGGCCTGGGCGCTGGATGATCCCGACAGTCTCTCTGCGCTGGTCACCGTGGGTGCGGTCTCTCACCCCTGGCCGACACCGCTCAGCACCTTCTACAAGGTCACCTCCTCACCCTTGGGTCAGCGGCTGGCGGTGCCCCTGCTGACAGCCTATGTTCCGGAGACCACCATTCGCGACACGCTGACAGAGGTTTTTGCCCCGCAGCCTGTCCCAGACGGGTATTTCGAACATTTCGGACCCGGCCTGACCCTGCGCCGCTCCGCGTTGCGGGCCAATGCGCGCCAACGGGCCGATCTGCTAGCTGAAATCAAGACGATGGCCCCGCGCTACGGTGAACTTACCTTACCGATTGAGGCGATACACGGCAGTGCCGACACCACCGTTGGGCTGGATCTGCACGCCCGACAGTTGGCCCGCGATGTGCCCACGCTCAATCTCACGGTGCTGGACGGCATCGGCCATATGCCGCATCAGGTCGCCACCGATGCGGTTGTTGCGGCGGTAGACAGGGCAGCCGCGCGGGCGGCTACGGCAGAGAATTTACGTTAA
- the ppk2 gene encoding polyphosphate kinase 2 has protein sequence MPLPFDGAISAFYETEAPDEIRAALKGSDKDDVLDPGFPYDKRMSRKRYDKEMKRLQIELVKMQSWVRATGARIAIIFEGRDAAGKGGTIKRFRENLNPRGARIVALSKPSEREQTQWYFQRYITHLPAAGEIVFFDRSWYNRGVVEPVFGFCTDGQRERFFDQVNGFEEALVEDGIQVFKIWLNVGRAEQLRRFLSRETDPLKQWKLSPIDVKGLSLWQEYSTAIADTLTRSHSDHAPWTIVRSDDKRRARLAAIRRVLHAVDYANKDPKALGDLDGAICGGPDLWDA, from the coding sequence ATGCCCCTGCCCTTTGACGGTGCCATCAGCGCGTTTTACGAGACCGAAGCCCCGGATGAGATCCGCGCTGCCCTCAAAGGCTCGGACAAGGACGATGTGCTGGATCCGGGCTTTCCCTATGACAAACGGATGAGCCGCAAGCGCTATGACAAAGAGATGAAGCGGCTGCAGATCGAACTGGTGAAAATGCAGTCCTGGGTGCGCGCAACCGGCGCGCGGATTGCCATCATCTTCGAAGGCCGCGATGCGGCTGGTAAAGGCGGCACCATCAAGCGGTTCCGGGAAAACCTGAACCCACGCGGTGCCCGCATTGTGGCCCTGTCCAAACCCAGCGAACGCGAACAGACGCAATGGTATTTCCAGCGCTACATCACCCATCTGCCTGCAGCCGGTGAAATCGTTTTCTTTGATCGCAGCTGGTACAATCGCGGCGTGGTCGAGCCGGTCTTCGGCTTTTGCACCGACGGCCAGCGAGAACGCTTCTTTGATCAGGTCAACGGATTCGAGGAGGCACTGGTTGAGGATGGCATTCAGGTCTTCAAGATCTGGCTCAACGTTGGGCGCGCCGAGCAGCTGCGCCGGTTCCTGTCGCGCGAAACCGATCCTTTGAAGCAATGGAAGCTGAGCCCGATCGACGTAAAGGGGCTAAGCCTCTGGCAGGAATACTCCACCGCGATCGCAGACACATTGACACGCAGCCATTCGGACCATGCGCCTTGGACCATCGTACGCTCAGATGACAAGCGGCGTGCACGGCTGGCCGCCATCCGTCGGGTGCTGCACGCGGTTGATTATGCCAACAAGGATCCCAAGGCGCTTGGCGATCTGGACGGTGCGATCTGTGGCGGACCGGATCTTTGGGATGCCTAA
- a CDS encoding TetR/AcrR family transcriptional regulator gives MPKRGYHHGNLRQALVEAALHLVEAKGPTGFTLSEAAKKAGVTPAAVYRHFDGREDLIAEAGRQGYVMFADLMQHAYEKYQPSALAAFEATGRAYLAFARKHPGHYIAMFESGISVNRTPELAEAANRARAILERAAADLSQHIPVEKRPPASMFSAHILAMSHGVVELYARNSPGAVSPFPPEDLLESGIGIYLRGLGLIEPDS, from the coding sequence ATGCCTAAACGCGGATACCACCACGGCAACCTGCGTCAGGCGCTGGTCGAGGCCGCATTGCACCTGGTCGAGGCGAAGGGACCGACCGGGTTTACCCTGTCGGAGGCCGCCAAAAAGGCAGGCGTCACCCCAGCTGCGGTCTACCGTCACTTCGACGGGCGAGAGGATCTGATTGCCGAGGCGGGCCGACAGGGCTACGTCATGTTTGCCGACCTGATGCAGCACGCCTATGAAAAATATCAGCCCTCTGCCCTGGCCGCGTTTGAGGCGACAGGCCGGGCCTATCTCGCCTTTGCGCGCAAACATCCCGGCCATTACATCGCCATGTTTGAAAGCGGCATTTCCGTGAACCGAACGCCAGAGCTGGCCGAGGCCGCCAACCGCGCACGGGCCATTCTGGAACGCGCTGCGGCAGACCTCAGCCAGCATATCCCCGTTGAAAAACGCCCGCCCGCCTCAATGTTTTCAGCCCATATCTTGGCGATGAGCCATGGGGTGGTTGAACTTTACGCGCGGAACTCTCCCGGTGCTGTCTCTCCCTTTCCGCCTGAGGATCTGCTGGAAAGCGGCATTGGCATCTATCTGCGCGGACTAGGTCTGATTGAGCCGGATAGCTGA
- the rpsI gene encoding 30S ribosomal protein S9, translating into MADQINTLEELGAVAGVETVAEETIVREPVRDELGRAYATGKRKDAVARVWIKPGSGKVSVNGKELNAYFARPVLQMILRQPFQVAGVEGEFDVYATVKGGGLSGQAGAVKHGISKALQLYNPSLRGALKAAGFLTRDSRVVERKKFGRRKARRSFQFSKR; encoded by the coding sequence ATGGCTGATCAGATCAACACTCTCGAAGAGCTCGGCGCCGTTGCAGGCGTAGAAACCGTAGCAGAAGAAACCATCGTGCGCGAACCCGTTCGTGACGAGCTGGGCCGTGCCTATGCCACCGGTAAGCGGAAGGACGCGGTTGCCCGCGTCTGGATCAAGCCGGGTTCCGGCAAGGTCTCCGTCAACGGTAAAGAGCTGAACGCATATTTTGCACGCCCTGTGCTGCAGATGATCCTGCGCCAGCCGTTCCAGGTTGCCGGTGTCGAAGGTGAATTCGACGTCTACGCAACCGTCAAGGGCGGTGGCCTCTCCGGTCAGGCCGGTGCGGTCAAGCACGGCATCTCCAAGGCGCTGCAGCTGTACAACCCGTCCCTGCGTGGCGCGTTGAAAGCTGCTGGCTTCCTGACCCGCGACAGCCGTGTGGTTGAGCGTAAGAAATTCGGTCGCCGCAAAGCGCGTCGTTCGTTCCAGTTCTCCAAGCGTTAA
- the rplM gene encoding 50S ribosomal protein L13 yields the protein MKTFSATPADIEKKWIIIDAEGVVLGRLASIVAMRLRGKHKPSFTPHMDMGDNVIVINADKIQMTGKKREEHFYWHTGHPGGIKSRTKQQILEGAHPERVVYQAVKRMLPGNRLSRQQMTNLRIYASAEHPHEAQSPEVLDVKSMNKKNTRS from the coding sequence ATGAAAACCTTCTCTGCTACTCCGGCAGACATCGAGAAGAAGTGGATCATCATCGACGCCGAAGGCGTGGTGCTGGGCCGTCTTGCCTCGATCGTCGCCATGCGCCTGCGTGGTAAGCACAAGCCGTCCTTCACTCCTCACATGGATATGGGCGACAATGTCATCGTGATCAACGCTGATAAAATCCAGATGACCGGCAAGAAGCGCGAAGAGCACTTCTACTGGCACACCGGTCACCCCGGTGGCATCAAATCCCGCACCAAACAGCAAATTCTGGAAGGCGCGCACCCTGAGCGCGTGGTCTACCAGGCTGTGAAGCGCATGCTGCCCGGCAACCGCCTGTCGCGCCAGCAGATGACCAACCTGCGCATCTATGCAAGTGCCGAGCACCCGCATGAAGCCCAGTCCCCCGAGGTTCTGGATGTCAAATCCATGAACAAGAAAAACACCCGGAGCTGA